One stretch of Poecilia reticulata strain Guanapo linkage group LG21, Guppy_female_1.0+MT, whole genome shotgun sequence DNA includes these proteins:
- the znf395b gene encoding zinc finger protein 395b isoform X2, whose translation MAAMGPESGGGTGPGGTAACRVGQQDGAAAAHSGRELNQQTPLHTPAAVQAEKAFGHHHRTKTSGWGNFAAPLQNVGTATPLSSMPPRGDTPYSFRSPESVEMDEIMAAMVLTSLSCSPVVQIPPQTDPGPAGSSSSVDMESGGGELSDSGSSGYWSWDHGNGSPAPSPSVTEVDSSPDEGLHMELEQGEELTAKKPKSSLRSVYKCLWPSCGKVLTSSVGIKRHIRVMHLGSGSDQSQREEDFYYTKICCETIEAGSGSGPGSAAGPAQQTPGQTSAALLSWASCGSPPGSELQIPAAHRPRSNSSSLPGPTRPSPLSQSAPSSFWQIHTEHLYQACSPVQVSIAPKSPGSQGWTPSGSVPGHSNAPMVKPRCRSVSVGEQWLQQNRLQPMSVSPSRNHCSFRKGRGEAKKCRKVYGVERKDQWCTACRWKKACQRFPD comes from the exons ATGGCAGCTATGGGACCAGAGAGCGGTGGTGGGACGGGGCCAGGCGGGACGGCGGCCTGCCGGGTGGGACAGCAGGACGGTGCGGCGGCAGCGCACAGCGGCAGGGAGCTCAACCAGCAGACTCCG CTGCACACCCCGGCCGCCGTCCAGGCTGAGAAGGCGTTCGGCCATCATCACAGGACCAAGACGTCAGGCTGGGGTAACTTTGCCGCTCCGTTGCAGAACGTGGGCACCGCCACGCCCCTCAGCAGCATGCCGCCCAGAGGAGACACTCCGTACAG CTTCCGGAGCCCGGAGTCTGTGGAGATGGACGAGATAATGGCCGCCATGGTTCTGACCAGCTTGTCCTGTAGCCCGGTGGTGCAGATCCCTCCACAGACGGATCCGGGTCCAG CTGGCTCGTCCTCGTCCGTCGACATGGAGAGCGGCGGCGGCGAGCTCTCCGACAGCGGCAGCAGCGGCTACTGGAGCTGGGACCACGGCAACGGGAGCCCCGCCCCGTCGCCGTCCGTCACCGAGGTGGACAGCAGCCCAGACGAAGGCCTGCACATGGAGCTGGAGCAGGGCGAGGAGCTCACTGCCAAAAAGCCAAAG AGCTCCCTGCGAAGTGTGTATAAGTGTCTGTGGCCCAGTTGTGGCAAAGTGCTGACGTCTTCTGTTGGAATAAAGAGACACATCCGTGTGATGCACCTGGG CAGTGGATCAGATCAGTCCCAGAGAGAGGAGGACTTCTACTACACCAAGATCTGCTGTGAGACCATCGAGgccggttccggttccggtccCGGTTCTGCCGCCGGTCCGGCCCAGCAGACTCCGGGCCAGACCTCTGCTGCTCTCCTCAGCTGGGCTTCGTGCGGTTCTCCGCCTGGATCCGAGCTCCAGATCCCTGCGGCTCACAGGCCCAGGTCCAACTCCAGCTCGTTGCCAGGGCCGACCAGACCCAGTCCGCTCAGCCAGTCGGCCCCCAGCAGCTTCTGGCAGATCCACACGGAGCATCTGTATCAG GCCTGCAGCCCTGTTCAGGTATCTATTGCCCCCAAAAGCCCGGGCAGCCAGGGCTGGACCCCTTCTGGCTCAGTACCCGGCCACAGCAACGCTCCG ATGGTGAAACCTCGCTGCCGCTCAGTCAGCGTCGGGGAACAGTGGCTGCAGCAGAACAGGCTGCAGCCAATGAGTGTGTCTCCATCCCGCAACCACTGCTCCTTCAG GAAGGGCCGTGGGGAGGCCAAGAAGTGCCGCAAGGTGTACGGCGTGGAGCGCAAGGACCAGTGGTGCACCGCCTGCCGCTGGAAAAAGGCCTGCCAGCGCTTCCCCGACTAG
- the znf395b gene encoding zinc finger protein 395b isoform X1, with product MAAMGPESGGGTGPGGTAACRVGQQDGAAAAHSGRELNQQTPLHTPAAVQAEKAFGHHHRTKTSGWGNFAAPLQNVGTATPLSSMPPRGDTPYSFRSPESVEMDEIMAAMVLTSLSCSPVVQIPPQTDPGPAGSSSSVDMESGGGELSDSGSSGYWSWDHGNGSPAPSPSVTEVDSSPDEGLHMELEQGEELTAKKPKSSLRSVYKCLWPSCGKVLTSSVGIKRHIRVMHLGSGSDQSQREEDFYYTKICCETIEAGSGSGPGSAAGPAQQTPGQTSAALLSWASCGSPPGSELQIPAAHRPRSNSSSLPGPTRPSPLSQSAPSSFWQIHTEHLYQACSPVQVSIAPKSPGSQGWTPSGSVPGHSNAPMVKPRCRSVSVGEQWLQQNRLQPMSVSPSRNHCSFSDRFVSRSRKGRGEAKKCRKVYGVERKDQWCTACRWKKACQRFPD from the exons ATGGCAGCTATGGGACCAGAGAGCGGTGGTGGGACGGGGCCAGGCGGGACGGCGGCCTGCCGGGTGGGACAGCAGGACGGTGCGGCGGCAGCGCACAGCGGCAGGGAGCTCAACCAGCAGACTCCG CTGCACACCCCGGCCGCCGTCCAGGCTGAGAAGGCGTTCGGCCATCATCACAGGACCAAGACGTCAGGCTGGGGTAACTTTGCCGCTCCGTTGCAGAACGTGGGCACCGCCACGCCCCTCAGCAGCATGCCGCCCAGAGGAGACACTCCGTACAG CTTCCGGAGCCCGGAGTCTGTGGAGATGGACGAGATAATGGCCGCCATGGTTCTGACCAGCTTGTCCTGTAGCCCGGTGGTGCAGATCCCTCCACAGACGGATCCGGGTCCAG CTGGCTCGTCCTCGTCCGTCGACATGGAGAGCGGCGGCGGCGAGCTCTCCGACAGCGGCAGCAGCGGCTACTGGAGCTGGGACCACGGCAACGGGAGCCCCGCCCCGTCGCCGTCCGTCACCGAGGTGGACAGCAGCCCAGACGAAGGCCTGCACATGGAGCTGGAGCAGGGCGAGGAGCTCACTGCCAAAAAGCCAAAG AGCTCCCTGCGAAGTGTGTATAAGTGTCTGTGGCCCAGTTGTGGCAAAGTGCTGACGTCTTCTGTTGGAATAAAGAGACACATCCGTGTGATGCACCTGGG CAGTGGATCAGATCAGTCCCAGAGAGAGGAGGACTTCTACTACACCAAGATCTGCTGTGAGACCATCGAGgccggttccggttccggtccCGGTTCTGCCGCCGGTCCGGCCCAGCAGACTCCGGGCCAGACCTCTGCTGCTCTCCTCAGCTGGGCTTCGTGCGGTTCTCCGCCTGGATCCGAGCTCCAGATCCCTGCGGCTCACAGGCCCAGGTCCAACTCCAGCTCGTTGCCAGGGCCGACCAGACCCAGTCCGCTCAGCCAGTCGGCCCCCAGCAGCTTCTGGCAGATCCACACGGAGCATCTGTATCAG GCCTGCAGCCCTGTTCAGGTATCTATTGCCCCCAAAAGCCCGGGCAGCCAGGGCTGGACCCCTTCTGGCTCAGTACCCGGCCACAGCAACGCTCCG ATGGTGAAACCTCGCTGCCGCTCAGTCAGCGTCGGGGAACAGTGGCTGCAGCAGAACAGGCTGCAGCCAATGAGTGTGTCTCCATCCCGCAACCACTGCTCCTTCAG tgatcggttcgtgtctcgCTCCAGGAAGGGCCGTGGGGAGGCCAAGAAGTGCCGCAAGGTGTACGGCGTGGAGCGCAAGGACCAGTGGTGCACCGCCTGCCGCTGGAAAAAGGCCTGCCAGCGCTTCCCCGACTAG